In Acidaminococcus timonensis, one DNA window encodes the following:
- a CDS encoding ECF transporter S component, with amino-acid sequence MPENKIRKLTLAGMFAALAFACFSYLRIEIPMGLGLTGKIYVGHAFILLSALLLGAKYGALSGAIGLALADLLAGYTTSAPPTFLAKFLLGWSTAFAARHLCHLDGLTDDRAKLKAVAVAAIFGSVVNVVTEPLIRFSFKFFILGLPRQVAYISALNCAVSMAISNVVSVVLTVILYKVAEKSIRI; translated from the coding sequence TTGCCTGAAAACAAGATCCGCAAACTGACCCTGGCAGGCATGTTTGCCGCGCTGGCCTTTGCCTGCTTTTCCTATCTCCGGATCGAGATCCCCATGGGTCTGGGGCTCACCGGAAAAATCTATGTAGGCCATGCCTTCATCCTGCTGTCTGCCCTGCTGCTGGGGGCCAAATATGGGGCCCTGTCCGGTGCCATCGGCCTGGCCCTGGCTGATCTGCTGGCCGGCTACACCACCTCGGCGCCGCCCACCTTCCTGGCCAAATTCCTGCTGGGCTGGTCCACGGCTTTTGCGGCCCGACACCTGTGCCACCTGGATGGCCTCACAGATGACAGGGCCAAGTTGAAGGCCGTGGCTGTGGCCGCCATTTTCGGGTCCGTGGTGAACGTGGTGACCGAACCCCTGATCCGGTTCAGCTTCAAGTTCTTCATCCTGGGCCTGCCCAGACAGGTGGCCTATATCAGCGCCCTGAACTGTGCGGTCAGCATGGCCATCAGCAACGTGGTCTCCGTGGTGCTCACAGTAATCCTGTACAAGGTGGCAGAAAAAAGCATCCGGATATAA
- a CDS encoding hydrolase, giving the protein MANTREEAWELLKEYNKEPFHLQHGLTVEGCLRYFARELGYGDQEDFWGMVGLLHDLDYEKYPEEHCRKEAQILKDRGWDERLIHAVASHGWPRCSDVEPTEEMEKVLYTVDELSGLIGAAALMRPSRSVQDMEVKSLKKKFKDKHFAAGCSRDVIKQGADMLGWDLNKVFEQSILAMRSCEDSVRETMEKEEAKA; this is encoded by the coding sequence ATGGCCAATACGAGAGAAGAAGCGTGGGAATTGCTGAAAGAATATAACAAGGAACCGTTCCATCTGCAGCACGGGCTGACGGTGGAAGGCTGTCTGCGGTATTTTGCCCGGGAACTGGGCTACGGGGATCAGGAAGACTTCTGGGGCATGGTGGGCCTGCTCCACGACCTGGATTACGAAAAATATCCGGAGGAACACTGCCGGAAGGAAGCCCAGATCCTGAAGGACAGGGGCTGGGACGAAAGACTGATCCACGCCGTGGCCAGCCATGGCTGGCCACGCTGCAGCGATGTGGAACCCACAGAAGAAATGGAAAAGGTCCTGTATACGGTGGATGAACTGTCCGGACTGATCGGGGCAGCAGCCCTGATGCGTCCCAGCAGGAGCGTACAGGATATGGAAGTGAAATCCCTGAAAAAGAAATTCAAGGACAAACACTTCGCTGCCGGCTGCAGCCGGGACGTGATCAAACAGGGCGCCGACATGCTGGGCTGGGACCTGAACAAGGTGTTCGAACAGAGCATCCTGGCCATGCGGTCCTGTGAGGACAGCGTCCGGGAGACCATGGAAAAAGAAGAAGCAAAGGCATAA
- the udp gene encoding uridine phosphorylase: MAHYAKPDEILYHTQLSRTLLMGADTALLPGDPGRVRSLAEAMGPTVDLTSHREYTSCLTQVQDKPILVCSTGMGGPSTAICLEELARMGIKRVIRVGTTGSIQDDLELGDVVIIKAAVRLEGTSRHYAPLEFPAVADFELTQLLDYAARVENVPHQVGICCSSDTFWPGQERYDSFTGYVLRRFQGSMKEWQQLGVTNYEMETAAVFVTAQALGLKAASLCGVVAKRTESESIASPEIYRLAEHRFQTIVRRALNELLARE; the protein is encoded by the coding sequence ATGGCACATTATGCAAAACCTGACGAAATCCTGTATCATACCCAGTTGTCCCGCACTCTTCTCATGGGGGCGGATACAGCCCTGCTTCCCGGGGATCCGGGACGGGTGCGCAGCCTGGCGGAGGCCATGGGTCCCACGGTGGATCTGACCAGCCACCGGGAATACACCAGCTGCCTGACCCAGGTGCAGGACAAACCCATCCTGGTGTGCTCCACCGGCATGGGCGGACCCTCCACGGCCATTTGTCTGGAAGAACTGGCCCGCATGGGCATCAAACGGGTGATCCGGGTAGGGACCACCGGCTCCATCCAGGACGACCTGGAACTGGGGGACGTGGTGATCATCAAGGCGGCGGTCCGGCTGGAAGGGACCAGCAGACACTATGCCCCGCTGGAATTCCCGGCGGTGGCCGACTTCGAACTGACCCAGCTGCTGGACTATGCAGCCCGGGTGGAGAACGTGCCCCATCAGGTGGGCATCTGCTGCAGTTCTGATACGTTCTGGCCCGGCCAGGAGCGGTACGACAGCTTCACCGGCTATGTACTGCGCCGGTTCCAGGGCAGCATGAAGGAATGGCAGCAGCTGGGAGTCACCAACTATGAAATGGAAACGGCAGCCGTGTTCGTCACCGCCCAGGCCCTGGGTCTGAAGGCCGCCAGCCTGTGTGGCGTGGTGGCCAAGCGGACGGAAAGCGAAAGCATCGCTTCACCGGAAATCTACCGGCTGGCTGAACATCGGTTCCAGACCATTGTGAGACGTGCTTTGAACGAACTTTTGGCAAGGGAGTGA
- a CDS encoding phosphopentomutase, with the protein MKRAIILMMDSFGIGGAEDAARFGDQGADTLGHIAGWFAGEKAKDPSRHLLHLPNLAKLGLGLASRMSTGHVLTPSIGSSGPLKGAYSYAREVSSGKDTLSGHWELTGVPVMFDWGYFPDKPHCFPKDIIQGLIKEGNLPGVLGEKHASGTVIIQELGEEHMKTGKPIVYTSADSVLQIAAHERTFGLERLYQLCEIAYRLVQPYHIARVIARPFVGEKAGEFTRTGNRHDYAVPAPEPTLLDAVYEKAGGVYAIGKIADIFAHRGITKAWHATGLDALFDATLEAMEEAGDRSLVFTNFVDFDSTYGHRRDVEGYGEGLMLIDRRLPELMAKLQPGDLVLVTADHGCDPTWKGTDHTREHVPMLFFGPEVKPGTLQPMRTYSDAGQILAHHLGLSLKRGNYQKVIQ; encoded by the coding sequence ATGAAACGCGCAATCATCCTGATGATGGATTCTTTTGGTATCGGCGGGGCGGAGGATGCCGCCCGTTTCGGGGACCAGGGAGCGGATACCCTGGGCCATATCGCCGGCTGGTTTGCCGGGGAAAAAGCGAAAGATCCTTCCCGGCACCTGCTGCATCTGCCCAATCTGGCCAAACTGGGGCTGGGGCTGGCCTCCCGGATGAGTACCGGCCACGTGCTGACGCCGTCCATCGGGTCCTCTGGCCCCTTGAAAGGTGCCTACAGCTATGCACGGGAAGTGAGCAGCGGCAAGGATACCCTGAGCGGTCACTGGGAGCTTACGGGGGTACCAGTGATGTTCGACTGGGGCTATTTCCCCGACAAGCCCCACTGTTTCCCGAAAGACATCATCCAGGGTCTGATTAAGGAAGGGAACCTGCCCGGGGTGCTGGGTGAAAAGCATGCCTCCGGTACGGTGATCATCCAGGAGCTGGGTGAGGAACATATGAAGACGGGGAAGCCCATCGTCTATACCTCTGCCGATTCAGTGCTGCAGATTGCGGCCCATGAGCGGACCTTTGGTCTGGAGCGTCTGTATCAGCTGTGCGAAATCGCCTACAGGCTGGTACAGCCCTACCACATCGCCCGGGTCATTGCCCGCCCCTTCGTGGGGGAAAAGGCCGGAGAATTCACCCGCACCGGCAACCGGCACGATTATGCGGTACCGGCACCGGAACCCACCCTGCTGGATGCCGTGTACGAAAAAGCCGGCGGGGTGTATGCCATCGGCAAGATAGCAGATATCTTCGCCCATCGGGGCATTACGAAAGCCTGGCATGCCACCGGCCTGGACGCCCTGTTCGACGCCACCCTGGAAGCCATGGAGGAAGCCGGCGACCGGAGCCTGGTCTTCACCAACTTCGTGGATTTCGATTCCACCTACGGCCATCGCCGGGATGTGGAAGGCTACGGGGAAGGACTGATGCTCATTGACCGGCGGCTGCCGGAACTGATGGCAAAGCTCCAGCCCGGCGACCTGGTGCTGGTGACGGCGGATCATGGCTGCGATCCCACCTGGAAGGGTACGGACCATACCCGGGAACATGTGCCCATGCTGTTCTTCGGACCGGAAGTGAAACCAGGGACCCTGCAGCCCATGAGGACCTATTCCGATGCCGGACAGATTTTGGCCCATCATCTGGGGCTCAGCCTGAAGCGGGGAAATTATCAGAAGGTGATCCAATGA
- a CDS encoding ZIP family metal transporter — translation MFSTAVWQGILIPFAGTSLGAACVYVLKDQLHQNVQRGLTGFAAGVMVAASIWSLLIPALEESAGLGSWAFLPAVIGFWGGILLLLLLDELIPHLHLNSDQPEGPHTHLAKTTMLLLAVTLHNIPEGMAVGMIYAGYVTNPEEISLGSALVLSLGIAIQNFPEGAIISLPLKAGGMGRHKAFLGGVLSGAVEPIAAAGTILASRIIGHLLPYFLSFAAGAMLYVVVEEMIPEMSEGEHSNVGVLTFALGFTVMMTLDVALG, via the coding sequence ATGTTCAGTACTGCTGTGTGGCAGGGGATCCTCATTCCCTTTGCCGGTACCAGTTTGGGCGCGGCCTGCGTCTATGTGTTGAAGGACCAGCTCCACCAGAATGTCCAGCGGGGCCTTACCGGTTTTGCGGCCGGTGTAATGGTGGCCGCCTCCATCTGGAGCCTTTTGATCCCGGCCCTGGAGGAAAGTGCCGGGCTGGGGTCATGGGCGTTCCTGCCGGCTGTCATCGGCTTCTGGGGCGGCATCCTGCTCCTGCTGCTGTTGGATGAATTGATTCCCCACCTGCACCTGAACAGCGACCAGCCGGAAGGCCCTCACACCCATCTGGCCAAGACCACCATGCTGCTCTTGGCGGTGACCCTGCACAACATCCCGGAGGGGATGGCTGTGGGGATGATCTACGCCGGGTATGTGACCAATCCGGAGGAAATTTCCCTGGGTAGTGCCCTGGTCCTGTCCCTGGGCATCGCCATCCAGAACTTTCCGGAAGGGGCCATCATTTCCCTGCCGTTAAAAGCAGGGGGCATGGGACGGCATAAGGCGTTCCTGGGCGGGGTTCTTTCCGGAGCCGTGGAACCCATTGCGGCGGCGGGGACCATCCTGGCGTCCCGGATCATCGGCCACCTGCTGCCCTATTTTCTCAGCTTTGCGGCTGGGGCCATGCTGTACGTGGTGGTGGAGGAGATGATCCCGGAAATGTCCGAAGGGGAGCATTCCAATGTGGGGGTGCTCACCTTCGCATTAGGGTTTACCGTCATGATGACGCTGGATGTGGCATTGGGATAA